Part of the Persephonella hydrogeniphila genome is shown below.
TTTTCTTGAATCCTGAGATGGTTTTTCGTTTAAGATACCACACTGGTTAAAAATAGATATAGTCTGCTCAAAAAGCCTTCCTTTTGGAAGAGCCACAGTAATTTTCTCTGTAGACAGCTTCTTTACCATCTATTCCCTTCTGTCCTTTGCAAATGGAATACTTATCCAGAGCTGGTCTACTTCTCCGTCATTTTTCAGGTCTACTTCGATTCTTTTTGAGTCGAACTGGGGGTATTTAGAAAATACCTGAATCAGATCTTCCTGAAGAATGTCTGCAAAATTAGGGGGTAGACCTTTCCTTTCGTAAGAAAGAACCATCATAAGTCTTTCTTTAGCTACCTCTGAAGATTTTTTTCTTCTGAAAATATCAAATATCGACATTACTACCTCCCAAATAACCTTGCAAAAAATCCTTTTTTGAACTCAAGCTCATTAAAAGGAACTTCTTCTCCTTCAAGCCTTCTTGCTATATTTACAAGTGCCTTTGCTGCAGGGTATTCTTCTTTATGAAGAACGATAGGTTCTCCTTTGTTTGTGAAATCAACCATTTTTTCCTCATCTGGAACTATTCCTATCTTAGGTATCTGTAAAATTTCCTCAACATCTTCTACAGAGAGCATCTCACCCTTCTTTACCTGATGGGCTTTAATCCTATTTATAACAAGGGATATCTTTTCTTTATCCATCTTTTCAAGGAGACCTATTATTCTATCTGCATCTCTTACAGACGAAACTTCAGGATTTGTTACAACAAGAGCTTCATCTGCAGGAGTTGCAGCTGTTTTAAATCCACTTTCTATTCCTGCCGGTGAATCAATAAAAATGTAATCGAAATCTTCCCTTACTTCCTCTACTATAGCCTGAAGCTGTTCTGGCTTGACAGCATCCTTATCCTTAGTTTGTGCAGCAGGCAGTAGAAAAAGGGAAAGACCCCTTTTATCTTTAACAAATGCCTTTTTTGGAAGAACCCTTCCCTCTACAACATCAACTATGTCGTAAACTATACGATTTTCAAGCCCAAGTATCATATCTAAGTTTCTAAGACCTATATCTGCATCTATTGTAAGGACTTTTTTTCCCATAGAAGCGAGAGCCGTTGCTATATTTGCTGTAACGGTAGTTTTCCCAACCCCGCCTTTTCCTGAAGTAACCACAATTACTCTTGCTGCCATTTTCATTACCTCTATCTATTTAATTCTTTCTATAACTATATGGTTATCTTCTATATAAGCTCTTTCAGGATGCTCTGGAGTTTCGGGATTATCAGGGGATCTTGTAAAAAAGTTTCCTATCCTGAGCTGCTGGGGAACAAGTTTAAGAGCCATGACTGTAGCAGTCTCATCTCCATTTGCCCCTGCATGGACAACTCCCCTTAATGTTCCCATGACAATAACATTTCCTGAAGCTACAATATAAGCATCAGGATTAACATCTCCAATAATCAAAATATCTCCATCGTATTCTACTCTTTGACCACTTCTTACAGTCTTATTTATAATTTTTAAAGATTTTTTTTCTGTTATTTCTGGAATCTTTTTTACAGTTTTTTTCTTTTTTTCAGCTTTATAGCCTAATACTCTCGTGTTGTATTTCTTCAAAATATTTTCAATCTGTTCTATCTGCTGCTCAGAAAGATCTGAGTCTGAAAGGTCAAGAATTGAAACAGAACCTTTGAAAAAAGTAGATGATAATTTTTCTTCAAGCTCTTTAAGATTTTCTTCAAATGTTTTGCTGCTGTCCAATTTGATTAGTAAAGCCGGAACAGTAACTCCTTTAATTTCTAATCCCAAAGTTTTCTCTCTTGTGTAATTTTGGTATATAAACTATCATAATATACTTTAAGCAAAAATTTCAATTTTAAAAGGAGGATTTACCGATAAATGGAAGATTCCTTCAGTCCTTACTTTCATTTCGTCGATAACGAACTGTACTGCGAAAAAACCCCTGTAAAAAAAATAGCAAAAGAGTTTGGTACACCTGTTTATATATACAGTAAAAATGCGATCTTAGAAAAAATAAGAGAGTACAAAGAAGCCTTTAAAGAATATCCTACACTTATCTGTTATGCTGCAAAAGCAAACTCAAATCTATCTATCTTAAAAATATTTCAGGAAGAAGGGCTCGGCCTTGATATTGTATCAGGCGGAGAATTATACAGAGGTCTCAAAGCAGAGTTTGATCCAAAAAAAATAGTTTATGCAGGTGTTGGTAAAACAGATAAGGAACTTATAGATGCTATAGATACAGGGATTCTCTCTTTTAATGTTGAAAGCCTGATGGAACTTGATGTCTTAGATGAGCTTTCAGAAAAAGTAGGGAAAAAAGCAGATATATCAATCAGGGTAAACCCTGACGTAAATCCCAAAACCCATCCTTATATTTCCACAGGACTAAGAAAAAGCAAATTTGGTATAGATATGGAAGATGCCCTTGAGGCTTATAAAATTGCTTCAAGGAAAAAAAATCTAAACATAGTGGGTATTCACTGCCATATAGGCTCCCAGATAATGGATGTTTCTCCGTACGAAGAAGCTGTTGAAAAATTAGTACAGCTTGTTTTTAAGCTAAAAAGAGAAGGAATCGAGCTAAGACATATAGATATAGGAGGTGGACTTGGAATTAGATACAGACCTGAAGATAATCCACCTCACCCTAAAGAGTTGGCTGAAATTGTTATTCCTTATATAAAAGAAACAGGTCTGAAGCTATTAATTGAGCCGGGAAGATCTCTCGTAGGAGAAGCAGGAATTCTTGTTTCGCAGGTTCTTTTCCTGAAAGATAAAGGAGATAAGCATTTTATAATAATCGACTCAGGGATGAATGATCTTTTAAGACCTGCCATGTATCAGGCGTACCACCATATACTGTCTGTAGAAAAGAAAAAAGAAAAGGTGATAGCTGATATAGTAGGACCTATATGTGAAACAGGTGATTTTTTTGCCCTCGACAGGGAAATAGATAACTTAAACAGAGGAGATTATCTCGCAGTTATGAGTGCAGGAGCTTATGGATTTTCTATGTCTTCAAATTACAATACGCGTCCAAGGGCTGCAGAAGTTTTAGTTGACGGAGAAAATTTTTATCTTATAAGAAACAGGGAAAGCTACCAGTATATTATACAACCTGAAATAAACGAAAAAATCCAAGGAGAGGTGAAGTAGATGAAAGTTCTTGTTGTTGGTAACGGTGGAAGAGAGCACGCTCTTGCATGGAAAATAAAACAAAGTCCTCTTCTCTCAAAACTTTATGTTGCAAAAGGAAACGCAGGTATATGGCAGATTGCAGAAAAAGTTGATATATCTCCTACAGATGTAGAAAGACTTGTTGAATTTGCCAGAAAAGAAAAAATAGATCTTACTGTTGTTGGACCCGAACAGCCCCTTTCAGAAGGAATAGTTGATGCTTTTGAAGATGCCGGTCTCAGGATATTTGGACACAGAAAAAATGCAGCAATCTTAGAGGCAAGTAAAGTATTTGCAAAAAACTTTATGAAAAAATACGGAATACCAACTGCATTTTATGAAACTTTTGATAATGAAAATGAAGCTGTAGATTTCATAAAAAAAATGGGAACACCTATTGTAATTAAGGCAGACGGTCTTGCTGCAGGAAAGGGCGTTGTTATCGCTTATACAGAAGAAGAGGCTATTAAAACTGTAAAAGATATGTTTGGTGGAAAATTTGGAGAAGCAAGTAAAAGAATAGTTATTGAAGAGTTTCTTGAAGGAGAAGAAGCGTCCTACATAGCAATGGTAAAAGGTGAAGAACTTGTTCCTATGGCTACTTCACAGGATCACAAAAGGGTGTTTGATGGAGACAAAGGACCAAATACAGGAGGAATGGGAGCTTACTCACCTGCACCTGTGATAACTCCAGAGATAGAAAAAGAGATATTAGAAAAAATAATGTATCCAACTTTAAAAGGAATGAAATCAGAAGGCAGAGAGATGTGTGGATTTCTCTATGCAGGTCTGATGATAGGACCAAAAGGAATAAATGTCCTTGAGTTCAACGTTAGAATGGGAGATCCTGAAACGCAGCCAATTATGAGAAGGTTAGAAAGTGATTTACTCCAGCATATGGTAGATATCTTGGAAGATAAGATAAATCAGGTTGAACCTGTATGGAGCGATAAATGGTCTATAGGTG
Proteins encoded:
- the lysA gene encoding diaminopimelate decarboxylase, producing MEDSFSPYFHFVDNELYCEKTPVKKIAKEFGTPVYIYSKNAILEKIREYKEAFKEYPTLICYAAKANSNLSILKIFQEEGLGLDIVSGGELYRGLKAEFDPKKIVYAGVGKTDKELIDAIDTGILSFNVESLMELDVLDELSEKVGKKADISIRVNPDVNPKTHPYISTGLRKSKFGIDMEDALEAYKIASRKKNLNIVGIHCHIGSQIMDVSPYEEAVEKLVQLVFKLKREGIELRHIDIGGGLGIRYRPEDNPPHPKELAEIVIPYIKETGLKLLIEPGRSLVGEAGILVSQVLFLKDKGDKHFIIIDSGMNDLLRPAMYQAYHHILSVEKKKEKVIADIVGPICETGDFFALDREIDNLNRGDYLAVMSAGAYGFSMSSNYNTRPRAAEVLVDGENFYLIRNRESYQYIIQPEINEKIQGEVK
- the purD gene encoding phosphoribosylamine--glycine ligase, translated to MKVLVVGNGGREHALAWKIKQSPLLSKLYVAKGNAGIWQIAEKVDISPTDVERLVEFARKEKIDLTVVGPEQPLSEGIVDAFEDAGLRIFGHRKNAAILEASKVFAKNFMKKYGIPTAFYETFDNENEAVDFIKKMGTPIVIKADGLAAGKGVVIAYTEEEAIKTVKDMFGGKFGEASKRIVIEEFLEGEEASYIAMVKGEELVPMATSQDHKRVFDGDKGPNTGGMGAYSPAPVITPEIEKEILEKIMYPTLKGMKSEGREMCGFLYAGLMIGPKGINVLEFNVRMGDPETQPIMRRLESDLLQHMVDILEDKINQVEPVWSDKWSIGVVMASKGYPGKYEKGFEITGVEEAEKDPDIVVFHAGTDIKDGKLVTAGGRVLTVTAVGDTLVEAKEKVYRAVQKIHFEGAHYRKDIGDKGIKRLYK
- the minD gene encoding septum site-determining protein MinD — encoded protein: MAARVIVVTSGKGGVGKTTVTANIATALASMGKKVLTIDADIGLRNLDMILGLENRIVYDIVDVVEGRVLPKKAFVKDKRGLSLFLLPAAQTKDKDAVKPEQLQAIVEEVREDFDYIFIDSPAGIESGFKTAATPADEALVVTNPEVSSVRDADRIIGLLEKMDKEKISLVINRIKAHQVKKGEMLSVEDVEEILQIPKIGIVPDEEKMVDFTNKGEPIVLHKEEYPAAKALVNIARRLEGEEVPFNELEFKKGFFARLFGR
- the minC gene encoding septum site-determining protein MinC; its protein translation is MGLEIKGVTVPALLIKLDSSKTFEENLKELEEKLSSTFFKGSVSILDLSDSDLSEQQIEQIENILKKYNTRVLGYKAEKKKKTVKKIPEITEKKSLKIINKTVRSGQRVEYDGDILIIGDVNPDAYIVASGNVIVMGTLRGVVHAGANGDETATVMALKLVPQQLRIGNFFTRSPDNPETPEHPERAYIEDNHIVIERIK
- the minE gene encoding cell division topological specificity factor MinE, with translation MSIFDIFRRKKSSEVAKERLMMVLSYERKGLPPNFADILQEDLIQVFSKYPQFDSKRIEVDLKNDGEVDQLWISIPFAKDRRE